One stretch of Hymenobacter chitinivorans DSM 11115 DNA includes these proteins:
- the menB gene encoding 1,4-dihydroxy-2-naphthoyl-CoA synthase — MAEQITWTPIKEFREILFTFHEGIAKISINRPQVHNAFTPLTVQEMIEAMDICRNRTDIGVVILTGEGGKAFCSGGDQSVRGHGGYVGEDTVPRLNVLDLQKMIRSIPKPVIAMVAGWAIGGGHVLHVVCDLSIAAENARFGQTGPKVGSFDGGFGASYLARVVGQKKAREIWFLCDQYDAQEALDMGLVNKVVPLEQLEATTVAWCKKILEKSPLALRMLKSSFNAELDGQAGIQELAGNATLLYYLSEEAKEGKNAFIEKRTPDFSKYPKFP; from the coding sequence ATGGCTGAACAAATTACCTGGACCCCGATTAAGGAGTTCCGCGAAATCCTCTTCACCTTCCACGAGGGCATCGCCAAAATCAGCATCAACCGTCCGCAGGTCCATAATGCCTTCACCCCGCTCACGGTGCAGGAAATGATTGAGGCCATGGACATCTGCCGCAACCGCACCGACATCGGCGTGGTCATCCTGACTGGCGAGGGCGGCAAGGCCTTCTGCTCGGGTGGCGACCAGAGCGTGCGGGGCCACGGCGGCTACGTGGGCGAGGACACCGTGCCCCGCCTCAACGTGCTGGACCTGCAGAAGATGATCCGCTCGATTCCCAAGCCCGTCATTGCCATGGTGGCTGGCTGGGCTATTGGCGGCGGCCACGTGCTGCACGTCGTCTGCGACCTGAGCATTGCCGCTGAAAATGCCCGCTTCGGCCAGACCGGCCCCAAAGTCGGCTCCTTTGACGGGGGCTTCGGCGCTTCTTACCTGGCCCGGGTGGTGGGACAGAAGAAAGCCCGCGAAATCTGGTTTCTCTGCGACCAGTACGACGCGCAGGAAGCCCTGGACATGGGCCTGGTAAACAAAGTGGTGCCGCTCGAGCAGCTGGAAGCTACCACGGTGGCCTGGTGCAAGAAGATTCTGGAGAAAAGCCCGCTGGCACTGCGCATGCTCAAGTCCTCGTTCAACGCCGAGCTCGACGGGCAGGCCGGGATTCAGGAGCTGGCCGGCAACGCCACGCTGCTCTACTACCTGTCGGAAGAAGCCAAGGAAGGCAAAAATGCCTTTATCGAGAAGCGCACGCCCGACTTCTCGAAGTACCCCAAGTTTCCGTAA
- a CDS encoding DUF6370 family protein gives MKSLFILLLLSFSAVSMTRAQQAAPVAAAPAGPDASKAVRVVDAACGQCRLGLPGKSCDLAIRLDGKAYFVDGTTIDSHGDAHAADGFCQAIRQARVQGEIVDNRFRATYFQLLPAAPSGK, from the coding sequence ATGAAATCCTTATTTATCCTGCTGCTGCTCAGCTTTTCGGCCGTTTCAATGACTCGCGCCCAGCAGGCCGCTCCGGTAGCCGCCGCGCCCGCCGGGCCGGACGCCAGCAAGGCAGTACGCGTCGTGGACGCCGCGTGCGGACAATGCCGACTGGGGCTGCCGGGCAAAAGCTGTGATTTGGCCATTCGCCTGGACGGCAAAGCTTATTTCGTGGACGGCACGACCATCGACTCGCACGGCGACGCCCACGCCGCGGACGGCTTTTGCCAGGCCATTCGCCAGGCCCGGGTGCAGGGCGAAATCGTCGACAACCGGTTCCGGGCCACTTACTTTCAGTTGCTGCCCGCCGCGCCCAGCGGTAAATAG
- a CDS encoding SdiA-regulated/phytase-like domain-containing protein, translating to MANSAFSRFCGLPTRGAALVLLALLATSGRAQQPAPLQVQRLTLPAELAAHNNQFSGLYISHNQLFLLSESRLLDQDRPEGKIYSIALPDLARKLTDTAYVLPYRKYHLAGLEQLQARIAAAGQVYEGLEALVITGSTVYLSVETATASSTCYLLQGQLRDSVIQMNPAFLLPVPKPTAADGAHIYNAGFEALAPSKRGLTAFFEFNSFPAGSYAYPIRTPRQGPARLFLPQPVQPLPFRITDVTATGKNRFTALNYFFRGEDDKVYRPADADPNSALVKPAGTYRSYSRLIVLRRRGKSYTWQPLGEFPAEYMGYNWEGIAAYQQGYLVINDTYTPQKPYRSTLLYVQPGRP from the coding sequence GTGGCAAATTCTGCCTTTTCCCGTTTTTGCGGCCTCCCGACTCGCGGCGCCGCCTTAGTGCTGCTGGCCCTGCTGGCAACGAGCGGCCGGGCCCAGCAGCCCGCCCCTCTGCAAGTACAGCGCCTCACCCTGCCCGCCGAGCTAGCCGCGCACAACAACCAGTTTTCGGGGCTTTATATCAGCCACAATCAGCTGTTTCTGCTGTCGGAAAGCCGTTTGCTGGACCAGGACCGGCCCGAGGGCAAAATTTACAGCATTGCGCTGCCCGACCTGGCACGCAAGCTCACCGACACGGCCTACGTGCTGCCCTACCGCAAATACCACCTGGCGGGTTTGGAGCAGCTCCAGGCCCGGATTGCGGCGGCCGGACAAGTGTACGAAGGCCTGGAAGCCCTGGTAATAACCGGCTCGACGGTGTATTTGTCGGTGGAAACGGCCACGGCCTCGTCCACTTGCTACCTGCTGCAAGGCCAGCTGCGCGACTCGGTGATACAGATGAATCCGGCTTTTCTACTTCCCGTGCCCAAGCCTACCGCCGCCGACGGCGCCCACATCTACAATGCCGGCTTTGAGGCGCTGGCGCCGAGCAAACGGGGCCTCACCGCCTTTTTTGAATTCAACTCCTTTCCCGCCGGCAGCTATGCCTACCCCATCCGCACCCCGCGCCAGGGCCCGGCCCGTTTGTTTCTACCCCAGCCGGTGCAGCCCCTACCCTTCCGCATTACGGACGTAACGGCGACGGGCAAAAACCGCTTTACGGCCCTGAATTACTTTTTCCGCGGCGAAGACGACAAGGTGTACCGCCCCGCCGACGCCGACCCGAACAGCGCCTTGGTAAAACCCGCGGGTACTTACCGCAGCTACTCCCGCCTGATTGTGCTGCGGCGCCGGGGCAAATCCTACACCTGGCAGCCCCTGGGCGAGTTTCCGGCCGAGTACATGGGCTACAATTGGGAAGGAATTGCGGCCTATCAGCAGGGCTATTTGGTCATCAACGACACCTACACGCCCCAGAAGCCCTACCGCTCGACGCTGCTCTACGTGCAACCCGGGCGGCCCTGA
- a CDS encoding eCIS core domain-containing protein, which yields MASRSAKVTAPAPRSTAATPLSNAPSAALTAADNRPAAVAQRRLQTLADNSPRVQQAAQLQAHADTGAAPVPQKANRTGLPDELKAGVESLSGHSLDEVRVHYNSSQPAQLQAHAYAQGTDIHLAPGQEQHLPHEAWHVVQQQQGRVQPTRQLPNEVAVNDDAGLEREADVMGARALGPTAAATRTGPVQRQILPRQLMRAAPEATAASAVLAKEPGWTLEAVGSARPAPAAASGLPVQCVGGKKFGLQVTGATDNVTVAEGLVRLKQVQADYKREIKEAKQAAALTFSGGDQADVTRQTEYSTALAAAEMTPEGLIDKLAGGLTVDNDIISYQGQEVARIRRGAAAYHVSTPAAGGVAAVYKRHTLNGPSANEFVDVGGEKLRRYAWRGITPPERAAFRANTPLRPMNSGRETQGQIGYNFDDRTGRPIERTRSGTSVTDLEWLNSHAGTALGAVPMDQRLLAFMQTRKGVGKLLSATSTPKPITSNHGASFAGYGRIKVDLARVPTINITHHYKQPAFTAGALSTTVGRPGNIHHRLDWETNRANETVLRNRELLLSEIPSAAVAELQDTPERQAYEQEFSRLYTSKFKELYRQVVQNSELDFGAIVAPDPAVIPYREDHYSIVQARTDIDVPTITEEARVAAQPLLEYGEAYNTSYADGWTAGYEDAAWESTYVATHAADVTAINVPEAPDPGSIPTGAGRRAGQNDGRAAGNTAGKLEGTNYSG from the coding sequence ATGGCCAGCCGCTCCGCTAAAGTTACCGCCCCCGCGCCCCGCTCCACTGCCGCAACTCCGCTTTCCAATGCTCCTAGTGCCGCACTTACCGCGGCCGACAACCGCCCGGCAGCCGTGGCTCAGCGCCGCCTGCAGACCTTGGCCGATAACAGCCCACGGGTGCAGCAGGCCGCCCAGCTCCAGGCGCACGCCGACACGGGAGCAGCACCGGTGCCGCAGAAGGCCAACCGCACGGGCCTGCCCGACGAGCTCAAGGCGGGGGTGGAAAGCCTGTCGGGTCACTCCCTGGACGAGGTGCGGGTGCATTATAATTCCAGCCAGCCCGCCCAGCTGCAGGCCCACGCCTACGCCCAGGGCACCGACATTCACCTCGCCCCCGGCCAGGAGCAGCACCTGCCCCACGAAGCCTGGCACGTGGTCCAGCAACAGCAGGGCCGCGTGCAGCCCACCAGGCAGCTCCCAAACGAAGTGGCAGTGAACGATGATGCTGGGCTGGAGAGAGAAGCCGACGTGATGGGCGCTCGGGCACTCGGGCCAACCGCTGCTGCCACCCGGACCGGACCGGTCCAGCGCCAGATCTTGCCCCGCCAACTAATGCGGGCCGCACCAGAGGCGACTGCGGCTTCGGCTGTTTTGGCCAAGGAACCCGGCTGGACGCTTGAAGCCGTAGGGAGTGCCCGCCCGGCTCCGGCCGCCGCTTCTGGCTTACCGGTGCAGTGTGTGGGCGGCAAAAAATTTGGCTTGCAAGTGACCGGCGCTACAGATAATGTCACCGTTGCAGAAGGATTAGTGCGGTTAAAGCAAGTTCAAGCCGATTACAAACGGGAAATCAAAGAGGCAAAGCAAGCGGCGGCGCTCACCTTCAGCGGGGGCGACCAGGCCGACGTAACCCGGCAAACTGAATACAGCACGGCGCTAGCCGCCGCCGAAATGACCCCGGAAGGCCTGATCGACAAGCTGGCCGGGGGCCTGACAGTAGATAATGATATCATTTCCTACCAGGGGCAGGAAGTGGCCCGTATCCGGCGCGGGGCGGCGGCTTATCACGTCAGCACTCCGGCGGCCGGCGGCGTGGCGGCCGTCTACAAGCGCCACACCCTCAACGGCCCCAGTGCAAACGAATTTGTGGATGTCGGCGGGGAAAAGCTGCGGCGCTATGCCTGGCGCGGCATCACGCCCCCCGAACGGGCCGCTTTCCGCGCCAATACTCCCTTACGCCCTATGAACTCGGGCCGGGAAACGCAGGGGCAGATAGGATATAATTTCGACGACAGAACCGGCAGGCCCATAGAGCGCACCCGTAGCGGCACGAGCGTTACAGATCTGGAGTGGCTCAATAGCCATGCGGGTACTGCCCTGGGCGCCGTGCCAATGGATCAGCGGCTGCTGGCGTTTATGCAAACCCGCAAGGGTGTGGGCAAGCTTCTTTCCGCCACCTCAACTCCTAAGCCGATTACCTCCAACCACGGGGCCAGCTTCGCGGGCTACGGCCGCATTAAGGTTGATTTGGCGCGGGTACCCACGATCAACATTACCCACCATTACAAACAACCCGCCTTTACGGCCGGGGCGTTGAGTACAACAGTTGGGCGGCCCGGTAATATTCACCACCGTCTCGACTGGGAAACCAACCGGGCTAATGAAACGGTGCTACGTAACCGGGAGCTGCTACTGAGTGAAATTCCCAGCGCCGCCGTAGCCGAGCTTCAGGATACGCCGGAGCGCCAGGCCTATGAGCAGGAATTCAGCCGGCTTTACACGTCTAAATTCAAGGAGCTTTACCGGCAGGTAGTCCAGAATTCGGAGCTGGATTTCGGGGCCATTGTCGCACCGGACCCGGCCGTCATTCCATACCGGGAAGACCATTACAGCATAGTGCAGGCCCGGACCGATATTGATGTACCGACCATTACCGAGGAAGCCCGCGTGGCGGCGCAGCCCTTACTCGAGTATGGCGAAGCATACAATACCAGCTACGCCGATGGTTGGACTGCCGGTTATGAGGATGCCGCTTGGGAATCTACTTACGTCGCAACGCATGCGGCTGACGTCACGGCCATCAACGTTCCCGAAGCCCCTGACCCGGGCTCAATCCCCACCGGGGCGGGCCGGCGGGCCGGCCAAAATGATGGCCGGGCGGCGGGTAATACCGCAGGAAAACTTGAGGGAACTAACTACAGTGGCTAG
- a CDS encoding DUF1266 domain-containing protein, producing MREWLRSVSNFLSNKKIIAIEVRKQNLRQYGARDLDGFDLTQPARQPTPTEIRGLATGAILFFYGDNPIKLLPQLKPAEREERKAATAQWWGIYGTEDALEVLQNLRREGHRHKFQQQLKHESLQWYNRFAAHPFLKSRTVTNVGAWDYARLVNVARWCYDYGYLSWEQAWPFIDAGTRLALRDYDSWDSFAAGFVAGRLLWDVHNDSHADIAEVARYLLESPVSLWRDIPWQPYPVA from the coding sequence ATGCGCGAATGGCTCCGCTCCGTGTCCAACTTTTTGAGTAACAAGAAAATTATTGCCATTGAAGTCAGAAAACAGAACCTGCGGCAGTATGGGGCCCGGGACCTGGACGGCTTCGACCTGACCCAGCCCGCGCGCCAGCCCACGCCCACCGAAATCCGGGGGTTGGCCACCGGCGCCATTCTGTTTTTCTACGGCGACAACCCCATCAAGCTTCTGCCCCAGCTCAAGCCCGCTGAGCGGGAGGAGCGCAAGGCCGCCACGGCCCAGTGGTGGGGCATTTACGGCACCGAGGATGCGCTGGAAGTGCTGCAGAACCTGCGCCGGGAAGGCCACCGCCACAAATTTCAGCAGCAGCTCAAGCACGAGTCGCTGCAGTGGTACAACCGGTTTGCGGCCCACCCCTTCCTGAAGTCGCGCACGGTGACCAACGTGGGGGCCTGGGACTACGCCCGGCTGGTGAACGTGGCCCGCTGGTGCTACGACTACGGCTACCTGAGCTGGGAGCAGGCCTGGCCGTTCATCGACGCGGGCACCCGCCTGGCCTTGCGCGACTACGACTCCTGGGACAGTTTTGCCGCCGGCTTCGTGGCGGGCCGCCTGCTGTGGGACGTGCACAACGACAGCCACGCCGACATTGCCGAAGTAGCCCGCTACTTGCTGGAGTCGCCCGTGAGCCTGTGGCGCGACATTCCCTGGCAGCCCTACCCGGTAGCATAA
- a CDS encoding M949_RS01915 family surface polysaccharide biosynthesis protein, with amino-acid sequence MNLRTLLLLTVWPAGSGQAQNPPVTSVILNPTEVAALLPEATKQELSLAYPIFRVYKNTDKTGVSYCVLLESRDRLDEKKEPISSRIKAVTLRQNGRQLTKSWELNDFLAPEKEEQSIWFWTKFASFQDYDHDAVLDPILVYGTAARGADDGRIKVIIYYRGQKIALRHQAGDLDIQRNLQVDKAFYTLPAPLQAAVRQKLALLEQRELTILPHGWQQAMTKKATFINDSYYSSK; translated from the coding sequence ATGAACCTTCGCACCCTACTGCTGCTGACCGTTTGGCCCGCTGGCTCCGGCCAGGCCCAGAACCCGCCCGTGACCAGCGTTATTCTCAACCCGACCGAGGTAGCGGCCCTGCTGCCCGAGGCCACCAAACAGGAGCTGAGCCTGGCTTACCCCATTTTCCGGGTGTACAAAAACACGGATAAAACGGGAGTCAGCTACTGCGTGCTGCTGGAAAGCCGGGACCGGCTCGACGAGAAAAAGGAGCCCATCAGCAGCCGGATCAAAGCCGTGACGCTGCGGCAGAACGGCCGCCAGCTAACCAAGAGCTGGGAGCTAAACGACTTTCTGGCACCCGAGAAGGAGGAGCAGTCCATCTGGTTCTGGACCAAGTTCGCCAGCTTCCAGGACTACGACCACGACGCGGTACTGGACCCGATTCTGGTGTATGGCACCGCGGCCCGGGGGGCCGATGACGGCCGGATCAAAGTCATTATCTATTACCGGGGGCAGAAAATAGCCCTGCGCCACCAGGCCGGCGACCTGGACATTCAGCGCAACCTGCAGGTCGACAAGGCCTTTTACACCCTGCCGGCCCCGCTGCAGGCGGCCGTGCGGCAAAAACTGGCGTTGCTCGAGCAGCGGGAGCTAACCATTCTGCCCCACGGCTGGCAGCAGGCCATGACCAAGAAGGCTACCTTCATCAACGACTCGTACTACAGCAGCAAGTAG
- a CDS encoding AMP-binding protein, which translates to MPTTPLLPDSLLLNGREFRYADIKQYPANSPVDLNGYEAKVLDFCRQWLNGALEFGLRTSGSTGKPQSVTMRRRQLVASARRTGDYFDLGPGDRMLVCLNCEFVGGMMMLVRGLELNLHLTIVEPHADPLALVPPTAEFDFASFVPLQMREVLTPANLPRLNRMKAILVGGATVESSLEKALQTLKVPVYLTYGMTETASHIALRRLNGPDATHSYRALPGIHIDQDARGCLTVRADVTDDRLITTNDRVNLLDEHTFEWLGRADFVINSGGVKVQAEKVEKVLEVALAELSLPNRRTFVAGRPDARLGEQVTAFLEGTPLPEAQAQQLMTLLAERLERYERPRELVYVPQFRTTASGKLDRLNTLRATAASRPDAPHR; encoded by the coding sequence ATGCCCACTACGCCCCTGCTCCCCGATTCTTTGCTGCTCAATGGCCGCGAGTTCCGCTACGCCGACATCAAGCAATACCCCGCCAACAGCCCCGTGGATCTGAACGGCTACGAGGCCAAGGTGCTGGATTTCTGCCGGCAGTGGCTGAACGGGGCCCTGGAATTCGGGCTGCGCACCTCGGGCTCCACCGGTAAGCCCCAGTCGGTGACGATGCGGCGGCGGCAGCTGGTGGCCTCGGCCCGCCGCACCGGCGACTACTTCGACCTGGGGCCCGGCGACCGGATGCTGGTGTGCTTGAACTGCGAGTTTGTGGGCGGCATGATGATGCTCGTGCGCGGCCTGGAGCTAAATCTGCACCTGACCATTGTGGAGCCCCACGCCGACCCGCTGGCCCTGGTGCCGCCCACGGCCGAGTTCGACTTTGCCTCCTTCGTGCCCCTGCAGATGCGCGAGGTGCTAACCCCGGCCAACCTGCCGCGCCTGAACCGCATGAAGGCCATTCTGGTGGGTGGGGCCACGGTGGAAAGCAGCCTGGAAAAAGCCCTGCAAACCCTAAAAGTGCCGGTGTACCTGACCTACGGCATGACCGAAACGGCCTCCCACATTGCCCTGCGCCGCCTCAACGGCCCCGACGCCACCCACTCTTACCGCGCCCTGCCCGGTATTCACATCGACCAGGACGCGCGCGGCTGCCTCACCGTGCGGGCCGACGTAACCGACGACCGGCTGATTACGACCAACGACCGGGTAAACCTGCTTGATGAGCACACCTTCGAGTGGCTGGGCCGGGCCGACTTCGTCATCAACTCGGGCGGGGTAAAGGTGCAGGCCGAAAAGGTGGAAAAGGTGCTGGAAGTGGCCCTGGCCGAGCTCAGCCTGCCCAATCGGCGCACCTTCGTGGCCGGCCGCCCCGACGCCCGCCTCGGCGAGCAGGTCACGGCATTTCTGGAAGGCACGCCGCTGCCCGAAGCTCAGGCCCAGCAGCTTATGACCCTGCTGGCCGAGCGCCTGGAGCGCTACGAGCGGCCCCGGGAGCTGGTGTACGTGCCCCAGTTTCGGACCACGGCCTCGGGCAAGCTCGACCGGCTTAATACGCTTCGGGCCACCGCCGCCTCCCGCCCCGACGCGCCCCACCGCTAA
- a CDS encoding dipeptidyl-peptidase 3 family protein, producing MKRTYISVAALLLAAQLGGGCASTTATTASSTAAAGTAPGETRSEQRPAPAPAGTLSAAPSEVLAANPAAGFQVVSEQFADLRVLRYQVPGFETLEPQQKELLYYLYEAALCGREISYDQNFKHNLRVRRTLEAIWPANQQQIAGTTNTQRVDEANKLNIYTKRVWFSNGVHHHYSTRKFVPECSPAYFAQLVKSVEPGSLPLEKGETVDQFLATITPIIFDPNVSAKRVNQEAGQDLLTTSANNFYEGVTQKEAEDFYAKKIDKKDPRPISYGLNSKLMKGADGQLVERTWKVGGMYGEALTQVVYWLGKAVDVAETPEQKLALQRLVQYYTTGDLKTWDDYNTAWVRDTKSRTDVVNGFIEVYGDPLGYRASYESVVSFKDLEATKRIKAIGDQAQWFEDNSPILPKHKKKNVVGITAKVITTVVESGDAAPATPIGINLPNATWIRKEHGSKSVNLGNIVDAYSLADAGGSLDEFAYSDEEKARARKYAGLAGKLHTDMHEVIGHASGQINPGVGTPKETLKSYASAIEEGRADLVALYYLMDPKLVQLGVVPSLEVGKAEYDNYIRNGLMGQLVRLPLGETVEEAHMRNRQMVAKWAYEKGKKANVIEKVTKNGKTYFKVNDYQKLRGLFGQLLRELQRLTSEGDYAAAKNLIETYGVKVDPALHKEVLERYAKLNIAPYAGFIQPKLVPVEQGGKIVDVKLEYPSDFAQQMLEYSRKYKFLPNYN from the coding sequence ATGAAGCGTACCTATATTTCGGTAGCCGCGCTGCTGCTGGCTGCCCAGCTGGGCGGCGGCTGCGCCAGCACTACGGCTACTACAGCATCATCAACGGCCGCTGCGGGCACCGCTCCCGGCGAAACCCGCTCCGAGCAGCGCCCAGCTCCGGCCCCCGCCGGCACCCTCAGCGCAGCCCCCTCCGAAGTGCTGGCGGCTAATCCCGCCGCCGGCTTCCAAGTTGTCAGTGAGCAATTTGCCGACCTGCGCGTGCTGCGCTACCAGGTGCCCGGCTTTGAAACCCTGGAGCCCCAGCAGAAAGAGCTGCTCTACTACCTCTACGAAGCGGCCCTGTGCGGCCGGGAAATTTCCTACGACCAGAATTTCAAGCACAACCTGCGGGTGCGCCGCACGCTGGAGGCCATCTGGCCCGCCAACCAGCAGCAGATTGCGGGCACCACCAACACCCAGCGCGTGGATGAGGCCAACAAGCTCAACATCTACACCAAGCGGGTGTGGTTCAGCAACGGCGTGCACCACCACTACTCCACCCGCAAGTTTGTGCCCGAGTGCAGCCCGGCCTACTTTGCCCAGCTGGTGAAAAGCGTGGAGCCCGGCAGCCTGCCCCTGGAAAAGGGCGAAACCGTGGACCAGTTTCTGGCCACTATTACGCCCATCATCTTCGACCCCAACGTATCGGCCAAGCGCGTCAACCAGGAAGCCGGCCAGGATTTGCTGACTACTTCGGCCAACAACTTCTACGAGGGCGTAACCCAGAAGGAAGCCGAGGATTTCTACGCCAAGAAGATTGATAAGAAAGACCCGCGCCCTATTTCCTACGGCCTGAACTCCAAGCTGATGAAGGGCGCCGACGGGCAGCTTGTGGAGCGCACCTGGAAGGTGGGCGGCATGTACGGCGAGGCCCTCACCCAGGTGGTGTACTGGCTGGGCAAGGCCGTGGACGTGGCCGAAACGCCCGAGCAAAAGCTGGCCCTGCAGCGCCTGGTGCAGTACTACACCACCGGTGACTTGAAAACCTGGGACGACTACAACACGGCCTGGGTGCGCGACACAAAGAGCCGCACCGACGTCGTGAACGGCTTTATCGAGGTCTACGGCGACCCGCTGGGCTACCGCGCCAGCTACGAGTCGGTGGTGTCGTTCAAGGATTTGGAGGCTACCAAGCGTATCAAGGCTATCGGCGACCAGGCCCAGTGGTTTGAGGACAACTCCCCGATTCTGCCCAAACACAAGAAAAAGAACGTGGTGGGCATCACGGCCAAGGTCATTACGACCGTGGTGGAATCGGGCGACGCGGCCCCGGCCACGCCCATCGGCATCAACCTGCCCAACGCCACCTGGATTCGCAAGGAGCACGGCTCGAAGTCGGTAAACCTGGGCAACATCGTGGACGCCTACAGCCTGGCCGACGCCGGCGGCTCGCTCGACGAGTTTGCCTACAGTGACGAGGAAAAAGCCCGGGCCCGCAAGTACGCCGGCCTGGCCGGCAAGCTCCACACCGACATGCACGAGGTAATCGGCCACGCTTCGGGGCAGATAAACCCCGGCGTGGGCACGCCCAAGGAAACCCTGAAAAGCTACGCCTCGGCCATCGAGGAAGGCCGCGCCGATTTGGTGGCCCTCTACTACCTGATGGACCCCAAGCTGGTGCAGCTGGGCGTGGTGCCGAGCCTGGAAGTGGGCAAGGCCGAGTACGACAACTACATCCGCAACGGCCTGATGGGCCAGCTGGTGCGCCTGCCCCTGGGCGAAACCGTGGAGGAAGCCCACATGCGCAACCGCCAGATGGTGGCCAAATGGGCCTACGAGAAGGGCAAAAAGGCCAACGTCATTGAGAAGGTGACCAAGAATGGCAAAACCTACTTCAAGGTGAACGACTACCAGAAGCTGCGGGGCCTGTTTGGGCAGCTCCTGCGCGAGCTGCAGCGCCTGACCAGTGAGGGCGACTACGCGGCGGCCAAAAACCTGATTGAAACCTACGGCGTGAAAGTAGACCCGGCCCTGCACAAGGAAGTGCTGGAGCGCTACGCCAAGCTCAACATTGCGCCCTACGCCGGCTTTATCCAGCCCAAGCTGGTACCCGTGGAGCAGGGCGGCAAAATCGTGGACGTGAAGCTGGAATACCCTTCCGACTTTGCCCAGCAGATGCTCGAGTACAGCCGCAAGTACAAGTTCTTACCTAACTACAACTAA
- a CDS encoding ABA4-like family protein — MVLTPESLFHVAGNLVLPGWLLLIFAPRWRVTRWVVGSGALPLLLAGLYAACIGWHYLGGAASQGGFGSLPEVAALFQDPWALLAGWVHYLCFDLAVGAWASRDAQRRAVPHLLLVPTLVLTFLFGPVGFLLYHALRRFYPQPAPVAPVLA, encoded by the coding sequence ATGGTTTTGACTCCCGAATCCTTGTTTCACGTGGCCGGCAACCTGGTGCTGCCGGGCTGGCTGCTGCTGATTTTTGCCCCGCGCTGGCGCGTCACGCGCTGGGTGGTGGGCAGCGGGGCACTGCCCCTGCTGCTGGCCGGGCTCTATGCCGCCTGCATCGGCTGGCACTATCTGGGCGGCGCGGCTTCGCAGGGCGGCTTTGGGTCGTTGCCGGAAGTGGCGGCCCTGTTTCAGGACCCGTGGGCGTTGCTGGCGGGCTGGGTGCACTACCTCTGCTTCGATTTGGCCGTGGGCGCCTGGGCTAGCCGCGACGCCCAGCGCCGGGCCGTACCTCACCTGCTGCTGGTGCCCACGCTGGTGCTGACCTTCCTCTTCGGCCCGGTCGGCTTTCTGCTCTACCACGCCCTGCGCCGCTTCTACCCGCAGCCGGCCCCAGTGGCCCCGGTCCTGGCCTGA
- a CDS encoding DUF2867 domain-containing protein: MPRTAVDLVPLPGRSALAATPAHYTDAYRVVLPAHAPQEAPAVAQWLFGPGPAWVGGLMRLRDWLVRPFGLRTFPAATRPAPGTPLTTGGQLGPFRVFDVSPGEIILGQNDRHLDFRVSVLVEEAGPAAVVTTVVQFHNWFGRAYFTLIKPFHHLVVPALLRRAAGRQPAA; the protein is encoded by the coding sequence ATGCCCCGAACTGCCGTTGACCTCGTGCCCCTGCCCGGCCGCAGCGCCCTGGCCGCCACCCCGGCCCACTACACCGACGCCTACCGCGTAGTGCTGCCCGCTCACGCGCCCCAGGAGGCGCCGGCCGTGGCGCAGTGGCTGTTTGGCCCGGGCCCGGCCTGGGTGGGCGGCCTGATGCGGCTGCGCGACTGGCTGGTGCGCCCCTTCGGCCTGCGCACATTCCCCGCCGCCACTCGCCCAGCTCCCGGAACTCCGCTGACAACCGGCGGCCAGCTGGGTCCTTTCCGGGTGTTTGATGTGAGTCCGGGGGAAATAATTCTGGGTCAGAACGACCGGCACCTCGACTTCCGGGTGTCGGTGCTAGTGGAGGAGGCCGGGCCGGCGGCCGTAGTGACGACGGTGGTGCAGTTTCACAACTGGTTTGGGCGGGCCTATTTCACCCTCATCAAGCCCTTCCACCACCTGGTGGTGCCCGCGCTGCTGCGCCGCGCGGCCGGGAGGCAGCCGGCGGCGTAA